In Phaeodactylum tricornutum CCAP 1055/1 chromosome 30, whole genome shotgun sequence, a single window of DNA contains:
- a CDS encoding predicted protein produces the protein MKFRPCIDLHHGQVKQIVGSTLRFTSPTTDHDDDTVTASSVPELATNFATERPAREFAERYARDGLTGGHVILLGPGNADAARAALRAAPGTLQVGGGVHDANAREWLDAGASHVIVTSHVFSNGQIAMDRLERLVQLIGKERLVLDLSCRKRPDDHNNGPYYVVTNQWQVFTEYAVTTESLRTLAAYCDEFLVHGVDVEGLQCGILDDLVTLLATSPVPVTYAGGVRSIDDLNRVEQLGQGKVDCTVGSALDIFGGSLPYADVVAWHHQRNGGAVAPA, from the coding sequence ATGAAGTTTCGTCCATGCATTGACTTGCACCACGGCCAAGTCAAACAAATCGTCGGGTCGACACTCCGGTTCACGAGCCCCACGACCGACCACGATGACGACACCGTGACGGCTTCCTCGGTTCCGGAATTGGCCACGAACTTTGCGACGGAGCGTCCGGCACGGGAATTTGCCGAACGCTACGCCCGGGATGGTCTCACTGGTGGACACGTCATTCTCCTGGGTCCGGGCAACGCGGACGCGGCCCGTGCCGCGCTCCGCGCCGCTCCCGGAACCTTGCAGGTCGGGGGAGGTGTCCACGACGCCAACGCACGGGAATGGCTCGATGCCGGAGCCTCGCACGTTATTGTCACCAGTCACGTCTTTAGTAACGGACAAATCGCCATGGATCGTTTGGAACGGCTGGTACAACTCATTGGCAAGGAACGTCTCGTGCTCGATTTGTCCTGTCGGAAACGTCCCGATGACCACAACAACGGACCGTACTACGTCGTCACCAATCAGTGGCAAGTCTTTACCGAGTATGCCGTCACGACGGAAAGTCTCCGGACGTTGGCGGCCTACTGTGACGAATTCCTCGTCCACGGCGTGGATGTCGAGGGACTCCAGTGTGGAATACTGGACGATCTCGTGACGCTCTTGGCCACGTCCCCCGTACCCGTCACCTACGCCGGTGGCGTCCGATCGATCGACGATCTCAATCGCGTCGAACAACTTGGACAAGGCAAGGTTGATTGTACCGTCGGCAGCGCACTGGATATCTTTGGCGGCAGCTTGCCCTACGCAGACGTTGTGGCCTGGCATCACCAACGCAACGGTGGGGCCGTGGCGCCGGCGTGA
- the HSP70F gene encoding heat shock protein Hsp70 has product MSSVVGVDLGYQNSVIAAAGRGGVDVILNGNSNRLNPSMVGFDESRKMGELATSGASSNYKYTVTAMKRLIGLAFDDPVATLEMQRLPLQFCRVPHADGVDSIGVQTSKDPDANDSATTVVPMEAVAGMMVRHMGTIVAQKIAQETNTSVEANMPQDWVLTIPSYYTDAQRRALLAGCAMVGLTGVQRLLHETTATALAYGIFKDLKKEFQADQPTHVLFLDMGASAYTVSLVAFEPGKLIVKSTTGDANLGGRDFDWMIVTWMANKFAEKFGAKLSGNPLDRPKTVLKLLAAAEKAKKTLSPQGVKEARINLEMLMDDLDFSITLTAAEYEQMCEPLLARLEAPIVQALAEGKLTAADLHSVEIVGGSTRIGCVKRALTGFLTNSGAGAAATELLSTTLNADEAVARGAALQSAILSPRFKVLPYDIHEFQAWPIQLRWDEDANDEAQGMEVDATTGAQPTNAVVMFDRGLSFPIVRRVTLKRNQGTFAVQAEYNEKALEYGLPASGNAIATFSVQAPISEEAKKIRVNVKQDIHGIIQLSSAQMVEEIADEEEPESSGAAPLKDGEEAAAPENKKKKVKKTNLVFTTTRPLDWTEAEIQKAYQAELAMALKDKLVQETSDKRNELESYIYDMRDKIGSESALGSFGTDAEKAAFITQNEAMENWLYEDGFDASKETYATKLKELQKLGSPMERRQAEQEGRPAAVSTLQQSLEKYQNWVNQEATDEAYAHITDDERQRVQSKCDEISAWMYDMLDQQGALPNHQDAVLTVFDLQAKNKDLIDTCGPVLRKPKPAAPKKEPEPAAQPEGEAKTADEVPPPEPMEGVEESEAKPAETMETD; this is encoded by the exons ATGTCTTCGGTAGTTGGTGTGGATTTGGGATACCAAAACAGCGTGATTGCTGCGGCGGGACGGGGTGGCGTCGATGTCATTCTCAACGGGAATTCCAACCGTTTGAATCC GTCCATGGTGGGCTTTGACGAGAGTCGCAAGATGGGTGAACTCGCCACGTCCGGAGCCTCGAGTAATTACAAGTACACCGTGACGGCCATGAAGCGCTTGATCGGTTTGGCCTTTGACGATCCCGTCGCGACGCTGGAAATGCAGCGTCTGCCGCTCCAGTTTTGTCGTGTTCCGCACGCGGACGGCGTCGACTCGATTGGCGTACAAACGTCCAAGGACCCCGACGCGAACGACAGCGCGACTACCGTCGTGCCCATGGAAGCCGTGGCCGGAATGATGGTCCGACACATGGGGACCATCGTGGCGCAAAAGATCGCGCAAGAGACCAACACGTCCGTGGAAGCCAACATGCCGCAAGACTGGGTATTGACCATTCCCTCCTACTACACCGACGCACAACGTAGAGCCTTGCTCGCGGGGTGTGCCATGGTGGGACTTACCGGTGTCCAACGACTCCTGCACGAAACCACCGCCACGGCCCTCGCCTACGGGATCTTCAAGGATCTCAAGAAGGAGTTCCAGGCGGATCAACCCACACACGTGCTCTTTCTCGATATGGGCGCCTCGGCCTACACCGTATCGCTCGTGGCCTTTGAACCGGGCAAACTCATCGTCAAGAGTACCACCGGGGACGCCAATCTCGGTGGACGCGATTTCGACTGGATGATCGTTACCTGGATGGCGAACAAATTTGCCGAAAAGTTCGGAGCCAAGCTGTCCGGCAATCCACTCGATCGTCCCAAAACGGTTCTCAAACTCCtcgccgccgccgaaaaggccaagaaaaCACTCAGTCCGCAGGGCGTCAAGGAAGCCCGCATCAATCTAGAAATGCTCatggacgatttggattttAGCATTACCCTAACGGCAGCCGAGTACGAGCAAATGTGCGAACCACTCCTGGCGCGCTTGGAAGCTCCCATTGTCCAGGCCTTGGCCGAAGGCAAGCTCACGGCGGCCGATTTGCACTCGGTCGAAATTGTGGGTGGTTCGACCCGTATCGGTTGCGTCAAACGGGCCCTCACGGGATTCCTCACCAACAGTGGCGCCGGCGCGGCCGCCACGGAACTGCTCTCCACGACGCTCAACGCCGACGAAGCCGTCGCCCGCGGCGCGGCCCTGCAATCCGCTATTCTCTCACCCCGATTCAAGGTCCTCCCCTACGACATTCACGAATTCCAAGCCTGGCCCATTCAACTGCGTTGGGACGaggacgccaacgacgaggCACAAGGCATGGAAGTGGACGCCACCACGGGGGCCCAGCCGACCAACGCGGTCGTCATGTTCGACCGCGGTTTGTCCTTTCCCATTGTGCGTCGTGTGACATTGAAACGCAACCAGGGAACCTTCGCCGTGCAGGCGGAATACAACGAAAAGGCCCTCGAGTACGGTTTGCCGGCGTCGGGGAACGCGATTGCGACCTTTTCCGTGCAGGCGCCCATatccgaagaagccaaaaagaTTCGCGTCAATGTCAAACAGGATATTCACGGTATCATCCAACTGAGTTCGGCACAAATGGTGGAAGAGATtgccgacgaggaagaacCCGAGTCGTCGGGTGCTGCACCCCTCAAGGACGGTGAGGAAGCCGCCGCTCCGGaaaacaagaagaaaaaggtcaAAAAGACCAATTTAGTGTTTACTACGACGCGTCCGTTGGATTGGACCGAGGCCGAAATCCAAAAGGCGTACCAGGCCGAACTGGCCATGGCGCTCAAAGACAAACTCGTGCAGGAAACGTCGGACAAACGTAACGAACTCGAGTCCTACATTTACGATATGCGGGACAAGATTGGTTCAGAATCGGCTCTGGGATCGTTCGGTACCGACGCGGAAAAGGCAGCCTTTATTACCCAAAACGAGGCGATGGAGAATTGGTTGTACGAGGACGGGTTCGACGCGAGCAAGGAAACGTACGCTACCAAACTGAAGGAATTGCAAAAATTGGGCAGTCCCATGGAGCGCCGTCAGGCCGAACAAGAAGGTCGGCCGGCGGCCGTGAGTACTTTGCAGCAGAGTCTGGAAAAGTACCAGAATTGGGTCAACCAGGAAGCGACGGACGAGGCCTACGCACACATTACCGACGATGAACGTCAGCGTGTCCAGAGCAAATGTGACGAAATCAGTGCCTGGATGTACGACATGTTGGATCAACAGGGTGCTCTTCCCAATCATCAGGACGCGGTTTTGACCGTGTTTGATTTGCAGGCCAAGAACAAGGACTTGATCGATACCTGTGGACCAGTCTTGCGCAAGCCCAAGCCGGCGGCGCCGAAAAAGGAGCCCGAACCCGCGGCGCAGCCGGAAGGCGAAGCCAAGACGGCCGACGAGGTTCCTCCCCCCGAGCCCATGGAGGGAGtcgaagaaagcgaagcgAAACCGGCCGAAACTATGGAGACGGATTAG